Proteins from one Leptonema illini DSM 21528 genomic window:
- the cysK gene encoding cysteine synthase A, which produces MQVYQDNSYTIGKTPLVRINRITDGAYATVYAKIEGRNPAYSVKCRIGAAMIWDAEKSGKLKKGMEIVEPTSGNTGIALAFVAAARGYRLTLTMPESMSLERRKILKALGANLVLTEAAKGMKGAIEKAREIAESDTSKYFMPQQFENPANPAIHEETTGPEIWNDTDGSIDIFISGVGTGGTLTGVSRYIKNQKGKKITTVAVEPVHSPVISQTRAGEAVAPGPHKIQGIGAGFVPKNLDISLVDEVEQVTNDEAIEMARRLGREEGILGGISCGAAMVGALNQAKKPENDGKVIVVVFPDAAERYLSTALFDGMFNEVEAAKAGDSVL; this is translated from the coding sequence ATGCAGGTTTACCAGGATAATTCATACACGATCGGAAAAACACCACTGGTCCGTATTAACAGGATCACCGACGGAGCGTATGCTACCGTCTACGCAAAGATTGAAGGACGCAATCCGGCCTACTCTGTAAAATGCCGCATCGGCGCTGCCATGATCTGGGATGCCGAAAAGAGCGGCAAACTGAAAAAGGGAATGGAAATCGTCGAGCCGACGTCGGGCAACACAGGCATCGCCCTCGCCTTTGTCGCCGCCGCTCGCGGATACCGCCTGACTCTGACCATGCCCGAAAGCATGTCGCTCGAGCGTCGTAAGATTCTCAAGGCGCTGGGTGCGAATCTCGTACTGACCGAGGCGGCAAAAGGCATGAAAGGCGCCATCGAGAAGGCGCGTGAGATCGCCGAATCCGATACGTCGAAATACTTCATGCCGCAGCAGTTTGAAAATCCGGCCAACCCGGCCATTCACGAAGAGACGACCGGCCCTGAGATCTGGAACGATACGGATGGCTCGATCGACATCTTCATCAGCGGCGTCGGAACAGGCGGAACGCTGACCGGAGTTTCGCGCTACATCAAGAATCAGAAAGGCAAGAAGATCACGACGGTTGCCGTTGAGCCGGTTCACTCGCCTGTCATCAGCCAGACTCGCGCAGGCGAGGCCGTAGCTCCGGGACCGCATAAAATCCAGGGCATCGGCGCAGGCTTTGTTCCCAAAAACCTCGATATCAGCCTTGTTGATGAAGTGGAGCAGGTAACGAACGACGAAGCGATTGAGATGGCACGACGTCTGGGCCGCGAAGAGGGCATCCTCGGCGGTATCTCCTGCGGTGCGGCTATGGTCGGCGCTCTGAATCAGGCAAAGAAGCCCGAGAACGACGGAAAGGTCATCGTCGTTGTGTTCCCCGATGCTGCGGAGCGTTATCTGTCCACGGCGCTGTTCGACGGCATGTTCAACGAGGTTGAGGCCGCTAAGGCAGGCGACTCCGTCCTCTGA